Proteins from a genomic interval of Rhodospirillaceae bacterium:
- the pstC gene encoding phosphate ABC transporter permease subunit PstC translates to MLAFLALTSYYWGSRKASLIQRKTGLVLAARPAYYGFYSAVWAGGIGLLCLLASAIFLPYFTYHQTIAGIPENIFRDSNLTPQDFYSLLQASLTNPFSQISPIVPQDIWDKFQHLLQKWQEIEYYAYIMILLIGTIIGGWWSKHYIRTDFRARPAVESLVKIFLAACASIAIAITLGIVLSLLMEAWRFFDRVPLGEFLFGTEWSPQTAIRADQTGSSGSFGVIPVILGTALITVIAITIAAPLGLMSAIYMAEYLSPRQRSILKPVLELLAGIPTVVYGYFAAIVLAPLIRKLGESLGLDVAAESALAAGLVMGMMIIPFVASLSDDALKAVPSSLRDGSYALGATKSETICRVLVPAALPGIIGGILLAVSRAIGETMIVVMAAGLAANLSINPLQSVTTVTVQITTLLTGDQEFNSSKTLAAFALGLLLFVITLSLNIISLWILSRYRQKYE, encoded by the coding sequence ATGCTGGCTTTTCTCGCTCTTACTTCTTATTATTGGGGAAGCCGAAAAGCTTCCCTAATCCAGCGAAAAACTGGCCTGGTTCTGGCTGCACGCCCCGCCTATTATGGTTTCTATTCTGCAGTGTGGGCAGGCGGTATTGGTCTTCTGTGCCTCTTGGCTAGTGCCATTTTCCTACCTTATTTCACCTATCATCAAACAATTGCTGGTATCCCTGAAAACATTTTTAGGGACAGCAACCTTACCCCCCAAGATTTTTATTCCCTTCTGCAAGCAAGCTTAACCAATCCTTTTTCACAGATATCGCCCATTGTGCCGCAGGATATTTGGGATAAATTCCAGCATTTGCTGCAAAAATGGCAGGAGATAGAATATTATGCCTACATAATGATTCTGTTGATTGGCACAATAATTGGCGGCTGGTGGTCAAAACACTATATCAGAACAGATTTCCGGGCCCGCCCAGCTGTTGAAAGCCTGGTTAAAATATTTCTGGCAGCTTGCGCCAGCATCGCGATTGCCATTACCCTAGGGATTGTTTTGTCTCTATTAATGGAAGCTTGGCGGTTTTTCGATCGTGTGCCCTTAGGTGAATTCCTGTTTGGTACGGAATGGAGCCCACAAACCGCCATTCGAGCAGATCAAACCGGAAGTTCAGGCAGCTTCGGGGTCATTCCTGTTATCTTGGGCACCGCTTTAATCACAGTGATAGCCATCACTATCGCTGCCCCCTTGGGTTTAATGTCTGCTATCTATATGGCCGAATATTTATCGCCGCGGCAGCGCTCAATCCTGAAACCAGTGCTTGAATTATTGGCAGGGATCCCTACCGTCGTTTACGGGTATTTTGCAGCCATCGTGCTGGCCCCCCTTATCCGTAAATTGGGGGAAAGCTTAGGTTTGGACGTCGCCGCTGAAAGCGCCTTAGCAGCTGGATTGGTGATGGGAATGATGATTATACCCTTCGTAGCCTCCCTAAGCGATGATGCTTTAAAAGCAGTCCCCAGCTCACTGCGCGATGGTTCTTACGCATTAGGCGCTACAAAATCAGAAACCATTTGCCGGGTTTTGGTCCCCGCTGCTTTGCCGGGAATTATCGGGGGAATATTGCTCGCGGTATCACGCGCGATCGGCGAAACCATGATCGTAGTAATGGCCGCTGGCTTAGCTGCCAATTTAAGTATTAACCCTCTCCAATCTGTCACCACCGTCACCGTCCAGATCACGACCCTTTTAACAGGTGATCAAGAATTTAACAGTTCTAAAACTTTGGCAGCTTTTGCCCTTGGTTTACTGCTGTTTGTGATTACGTTGAGTTTAAACATTATATCTTTATGGATTTTATCGCGCTACCGGCAAAAATATGAATAA
- a CDS encoding substrate-binding domain-containing protein produces the protein MKILSTALGITLLSWATIAEARDQIRVVGSSTVFPFTTNVAENFGRNTKFRTPIVESTGTGGGIKLWCSGFGESYPDVVNASRRIKDSEIELCTKNGVTEIIELKIGFDGIVIAQSNQHQPFNLTTKELWLALAKTVPVNGKLVANPYKTWKDINPQLPNDKIEVLGPPPTSGTRDSFVELVMDKGCMQFQEVASLAADQRQNICQTMREDGAFIEAGENDNLIVRKLQANPKSVGIFGYSFLEENGNILYGLAIDAVKPDFDSIATGRYKIARPLYVYFKKGHFDLVPGLKEFMLEYASDQSSGQDGYLADKGLVPLPASDHAQQLQNIRQLKVYRP, from the coding sequence ATGAAAATATTATCAACTGCCCTTGGGATAACTTTATTATCCTGGGCAACCATCGCCGAAGCACGGGATCAGATCCGTGTTGTAGGCTCCAGCACCGTTTTTCCTTTTACCACAAATGTTGCCGAAAATTTTGGCCGAAATACAAAATTTCGTACCCCTATTGTTGAATCAACTGGCACAGGGGGTGGAATCAAATTATGGTGTTCAGGTTTTGGTGAATCTTATCCCGACGTCGTTAATGCCTCAAGACGGATCAAAGATTCGGAAATCGAGCTTTGCACCAAAAATGGCGTCACCGAAATCATCGAGTTGAAAATAGGGTTTGATGGTATTGTTATTGCACAATCCAACCAACATCAGCCTTTCAACCTGACTACCAAGGAATTATGGCTGGCGCTGGCAAAAACCGTTCCAGTCAACGGGAAATTAGTGGCTAATCCCTATAAAACCTGGAAGGATATTAACCCGCAATTACCCAATGATAAAATTGAGGTTTTGGGGCCCCCGCCAACTTCCGGTACCCGTGATTCTTTTGTCGAATTGGTAATGGATAAGGGATGTATGCAATTTCAGGAAGTTGCTTCTCTAGCGGCCGACCAACGGCAAAATATTTGCCAAACCATGCGGGAAGACGGCGCTTTCATTGAAGCAGGCGAGAACGATAACCTTATCGTTCGGAAATTGCAGGCCAACCCTAAATCTGTGGGCATTTTCGGCTATAGTTTCCTTGAGGAGAATGGGAATATTTTATATGGTTTGGCGATTGATGCGGTAAAACCAGATTTTGATAGCATTGCCACAGGGCGTTACAAGATTGCCCGCCCTTTGTATGTTTATTTCAAAAAAGGTCATTTTGACCTTGTGCCAGGATTAAAAGAATTTATGCTGGAATATGCTAGCGACCAATCGAGCGGGCAAGATGGATATTTAGCTGATAAAGGTTTAGTTCCCTTACCTGCATCGGATCATGCCCAACAATTGCAAAATATCCGGCAGTTGAAGGTTTATCGGCCTTAA